From a single Solanum dulcamara chromosome 4, daSolDulc1.2, whole genome shotgun sequence genomic region:
- the LOC129885127 gene encoding NDR1/HIN1-like protein 13 produces the protein MADRVHPMDIPSSSNPPSSNNSGEVVSPKKPSFPSPAKPVQPPAGTYVVQVPKDQIYKYPPPENSRRYESLTKRKPRRSCCCRCLCFTFSILLVLIISIGITAGVIYLVYRPEAPKYTISSIAIKNFNFTASSKISPEFDISVRAENPNNKIGIYYRKGSSVMVVYSGVDLSAGALPAFYQPANNVTVFQTALKGSNVILGNAVKSTLRNEQRKGKVPFRVNIKVPVKIKIGAVKTWKITVKVNCDVTVDALTVKSKLVSKDCDYSVRLW, from the coding sequence ATGGCTGATCGAGTACATCCTATGGATATACCATCATCAAGCAATCCACCGTCGTCGAACAACTCCGGTGAGGTAGTTTCACCGAAAAAACCATCATTTCCGTCGCCGGCGAAACCTGTACAACCACCGGCGGGAACTTACGTAGTTCAAGTTCCGAAGGATCAAATTTACAAGTATCCTCCGCCGGAAAATTCTCGCCGGTATGAGTCTCTCACTAAACGGAAACCTCGCCGGAGTTGCTGCTGCCGTTGTCTCTGTTTCACTTTCTCTATTCTCCTTGTGCTCATTATATCAATCGGAATCACCGCCGGCGTTATCTACCTTGTATACCGCCCTGAAGCACCGAAGTACACCATTTCCAGCATCGCGATTAAGAATTTCAACTTCACGGCATCTTCTAAGATCTCGCCGGAGTTCGACATTTCCGTCAGAGCTGAAAATCCGAACAACAAGATAGGAATTTATTACCGGAAAGGAAGTTCCGTTATGGTAGTTTACTCCGGTGTTGATCTTTCCGCCGGTGCATTACCGGCGTTTTATCAGCCGGCGAATAACGTAACGGTTTTTCAAACGGCGTTGAAAGGTTCGAACGTTATACTTGGAAACGCCGTTAAGTCGACGTTAAGGAATGAACAGAGGAAAGGGAAAGTGCCGTTTAGAGTGAATATTAAAGTGCCCGTCAAGATTAAGATTGGAGCCGTGAAGACGTGGAAAATCACCGTTAAAGTTAACTGTGATGTAACGGTGGATGCTTTGACTGTTAAGTCCAAACTGGTTTCTAAGGATTGTGATTATAGTGTGAGGCTTTGGTAA